Part of the Zingiber officinale cultivar Zhangliang chromosome 8A, Zo_v1.1, whole genome shotgun sequence genome, GCAGCAGCTGCTATTCTGTGTCACTGGTTGACCGCGGATTTGTACAGTGGTTAGCCTCGCGTTGTTGATAGCTGGTTGGCTGGACATCCTGCATCAAATAAGAATGAAACAAGCTCAACAACCAATTAgggggaaaaattaaaagggaagcCAAATTGGTATTGTCTGGTGAAACAATTGATGAGATACCTATTCTTTATGGCAGCAGTCATGGCCATGAACGCCTGTTCCACATTGGTAGCGTCTTTCGCACTGGTTTCAATGAAAGGGATACCAATCTCATCGGCAAACACCTGTATTGCAGGAAACAACAAGAATTATGCCATAAACAGAAATTAATTAGTCCCTTATTCTGCAGAAGACCCAGTTTGTTGATTAAGATGTAGGAAGATTTTATCGAACAGGTTAGTAATATCCAGGGAAACAAATCACCTTGGCTGTCTCGTATGATACAGCTCTGTTTGCAGTAAGATCACTCTTGTTGCCCACAAGAAGCTTGTTCACGTTATCACTCGCATATCGGTCGATCTCATTTAGCCAAGTTTTCACATTATTAAAGCTCTCTTGGTCGGTTACATCATACACTACCTACATACGTCAGAGTCTATAAGCAGGCAGTTTCAATAAGGTTTATATGCTAGGAAAACATTAAATTGATTTCAATTTTAGACTTACAATGATGCCATGAGCACCTCTATAATAGCTGCTTGTAATTGTTCTGAAGCGCTCTTGCCCGGCAGTATCCCACTGCAATGCAAAGAAAACAACTCATTATTGGCTaacatttaataataaaaaaaagacatTACAT contains:
- the LOC122007935 gene encoding ras-related protein RABD2a-like; translated protein: MNPEYDYLFKLLLIGDSGVGKSCLLLRFADDSYLESYISTIGVDFKIRTVDQDGKTIKLQIWDTAGQERFRTITSSYYRGAHGIIVVYDVTDQESFNNVKTWLNEIDRYASDNVNKLLVGNKSDLTANRAVSYETAKVFADEIGIPFIETSAKDATNVEQAFMAMTAAIKNRMSSQPAINNARLTTVQIRGQPVTQNSSCCS